From the genome of Alphaproteobacteria bacterium, one region includes:
- a CDS encoding nuclear transport factor 2 family protein yields MNLRSEPAPEDLEAIRLWFKRLSDHVQAVDYEGARPIFADDMIAFGTFTDFMVGQDKAEREQWRNVWSTIRRFRWRLDGVHGIVSADRLTGIGMAIFDSDGFMPDGTQFDRRGRATVTFARARIGDPWVATHTHMSLFRGTPDRSHGSFTGP; encoded by the coding sequence ATGAATCTGCGCAGCGAACCCGCACCCGAGGATCTCGAGGCGATCCGGCTGTGGTTCAAGCGGTTGTCCGACCATGTCCAGGCGGTCGACTACGAGGGCGCGCGGCCGATTTTCGCCGACGACATGATTGCCTTCGGAACCTTCACCGACTTCATGGTCGGCCAGGACAAGGCCGAGCGCGAGCAGTGGCGCAACGTCTGGAGCACGATCCGCCGCTTCCGCTGGCGGCTCGACGGCGTGCACGGCATCGTCTCGGCCGATCGCCTCACCGGCATCGGCATGGCGATTTTCGACTCCGACGGGTTCATGCCCGATGGGACCCAGTTCGATCGCCGCGGCCGTGCCACCGTGACCTTCGCGCGCGCGAGGATCGGCGACCCCTGGGTAGCGACGCATACCCACATGTCGCTGTTCCGCGGCACACCCGATCGCAGCCACGGCAGCTTCACGGGGCCATGA